One Chloroflexota bacterium DNA window includes the following coding sequences:
- a CDS encoding DUF1684 domain-containing protein produces MEERTDDYQAQVERWHAERDARLRSPDGWLALVGLHWLTPGEHEFGQHPSNPIRLSGPDVPPLAGHLLVTDDGIVRVRPHHGAPLTHAGQPVDGELELEDDLGGDPTIVELGSLRFHLIRRGARIGLRVRDAESPALRTFEGVPRFPVDAAWRLVARFEPADPARTIEVPDVLGDVTVDHFPGWVEFTAGGEPQRLTALDGDTDGSLWLIFTDPTNGTTTYSAGRFLYTEPPAADGTVVVDFNLAYNPPCVFSPYATCPLPPADNRLTVPIPAGEMLPAQPASVSSSQG; encoded by the coding sequence ATGGAGGAGCGCACCGACGACTACCAAGCCCAAGTTGAGCGGTGGCACGCCGAACGTGACGCACGCCTGCGGTCACCCGATGGCTGGTTGGCCCTGGTCGGGCTCCACTGGCTGACACCAGGCGAGCACGAGTTCGGGCAGCACCCCAGCAACCCGATCCGGCTGAGCGGACCCGATGTCCCGCCGCTGGCCGGGCATCTGCTGGTGACCGATGACGGGATAGTCCGCGTCCGGCCCCACCACGGCGCGCCGCTGACCCACGCCGGGCAGCCCGTGGATGGGGAGCTGGAGCTCGAGGACGACCTGGGCGGCGATCCGACGATCGTGGAGCTGGGTTCGCTCCGGTTCCACCTCATCCGCCGTGGGGCGCGCATCGGGTTGCGGGTACGCGACGCCGAGTCGCCGGCCCTGCGAACGTTCGAAGGCGTACCTCGCTTCCCGGTGGATGCCGCCTGGCGCCTGGTGGCCCGCTTCGAGCCGGCTGACCCAGCACGAACCATCGAAGTGCCGGACGTCCTGGGCGACGTCACGGTCGACCACTTCCCGGGCTGGGTCGAGTTCACCGCCGGCGGAGAGCCGCAACGGCTGACGGCCCTCGACGGGGACACGGACGGATCGCTGTGGCTCATCTTCACAGACCCGACCAACGGGACGACCACCTATTCCGCGGGTCGCTTCCTGTACACCGAGCCACCGGCCGCCGATGGCACCGTGGTCGTGGACTTCAACCTCGCCTACAACCCACCCTGCGTGTTCAGCCCCTACGCGACCTGCCCCCTGCCGCCCGCGGACAACCGGCTGACGGTGCCGATCCCCGCCGGGGAGATGCTGCCGGCGCAGCCGGCATCGGTCAGTTCGTCACAGGGATAG